The Sediminispirochaeta smaragdinae DSM 11293 genome has a segment encoding these proteins:
- a CDS encoding DUF819 family protein, protein MKGMEGPLASALWGLLFLLIPAFILLITSKAPFLKKAGPVVVTYAVGLFLGNCGLLPAGFSRIQDLLTTITVPLSLPLIFFSLDLGTWKSIAGPGIRSLAGALLAVVLGTFATFLLFGSLLGKEAWKVAGMLVGVYTGGTPNLASIGSALSVDSRLYVAIHGSDVVISSFLLLGIITIFPPIARGLLPSFRTTSKNKGDEAADSYDANFNPLKRGDLGDIAKGLLLSGIIFAIGASAMLILPSAIALPTVIIVITSLGVGASFIPAVRTLKKSFQSGFYLILIFSLTVSSMANIDSLARTAPSAMIYVSILLSSITLLHFLFSFLLKVDADTHLITATAFILSPPFVPLVAASLRNREIVVPGIIIGVIGWVIGNYLGLAMAGLLSIL, encoded by the coding sequence ATGAAAGGCATGGAGGGACCCCTCGCTTCCGCCCTTTGGGGGCTGCTGTTTCTGCTCATTCCCGCTTTTATCCTTCTCATCACCTCAAAAGCACCATTTCTCAAAAAAGCCGGCCCTGTAGTAGTTACCTATGCCGTAGGTCTGTTTCTCGGCAACTGCGGGCTACTTCCCGCCGGTTTCTCACGTATCCAGGACCTCCTAACCACCATTACTGTTCCCTTAAGCCTTCCCCTGATTTTTTTCTCCCTCGATCTCGGTACCTGGAAAAGCATTGCCGGCCCAGGCATCAGATCCCTGGCAGGAGCACTTCTCGCTGTAGTGCTCGGCACTTTTGCAACCTTTCTGCTTTTCGGCAGCCTCCTTGGAAAGGAGGCCTGGAAAGTCGCGGGTATGTTGGTAGGGGTCTACACGGGAGGAACGCCAAATCTCGCATCAATCGGTTCCGCACTCAGCGTAGACAGCAGGCTTTATGTCGCCATTCATGGGAGCGATGTGGTGATATCCAGTTTTCTGCTGCTCGGCATCATCACCATCTTTCCACCGATAGCGCGAGGGCTCCTACCTTCCTTCCGGACCACTTCAAAGAACAAAGGAGATGAAGCCGCCGACAGTTATGATGCAAATTTCAATCCACTGAAACGTGGTGATCTGGGTGACATCGCAAAGGGACTCCTTCTTTCCGGGATCATCTTCGCCATCGGAGCTTCGGCAATGCTGATACTGCCCTCTGCAATAGCTCTGCCTACGGTAATCATAGTGATAACCAGTCTAGGGGTCGGGGCAAGTTTCATTCCTGCAGTAAGGACCTTGAAAAAGAGTTTTCAAAGCGGTTTCTATCTTATCCTCATCTTCAGTCTTACCGTCAGTTCGATGGCAAACATCGACTCCCTGGCAAGAACAGCTCCCTCGGCAATGATCTACGTCTCCATTCTCTTGTCTAGTATCACCCTGCTCCACTTTCTTTTCTCTTTTCTTTTGAAGGTTGATGCCGACACCCACCTGATTACCGCTACCGCTTTCATCCTTTCTCCGCCCTTTGTCCCCCTGGTTGCGGCAAGTCTCCGAAACCGAGAGATCGTCGTGCCTGGAATCATCATCGGCGTCATAGGCTGGGTTATCGGCAACTACCTCGGCTTAGCCATGGCAGGGCTTTTGTCGATCCTTTAG
- a CDS encoding nucleoside phosphorylase — protein MGYIQSKEVLNEKGQQYHIACKKGDVGRYVLLPGDPFRTDAIASFLDDAHLVAHNREHKTWTGKLDGVDVSVTSTGMGGPSAAIALEELIHCGADTFIRVGTCGRICADSFEEEGHGVIVTGAVRDEGTSRQYIPIEYPAVADRAVVEALARAAADLGHCFTEGLCQSKDSFYGQHDPDSMPEAHALHRRWKAWEVGHVMASEMETAALFIVSSIRGCRTGAILAYETMNDPTLDVACLAIKHLIAADLRRENVRGA, from the coding sequence ATGGGATATATACAATCGAAGGAAGTACTGAACGAAAAGGGACAACAGTACCATATTGCCTGTAAGAAGGGGGATGTGGGACGTTATGTTTTGCTACCCGGGGACCCCTTCCGGACCGATGCTATTGCGTCCTTTTTGGACGACGCGCACCTGGTTGCCCATAATAGGGAACATAAGACCTGGACGGGAAAGCTCGACGGGGTTGATGTGTCGGTAACAAGCACCGGCATGGGCGGACCGTCGGCAGCCATCGCTCTGGAGGAGCTGATCCACTGCGGGGCCGATACCTTCATCAGGGTGGGGACCTGCGGCCGAATCTGTGCCGATAGTTTCGAAGAGGAGGGGCATGGGGTGATTGTCACCGGTGCGGTCCGGGATGAAGGAACCAGCCGACAGTATATCCCCATCGAGTATCCCGCCGTAGCCGACCGCGCGGTCGTCGAAGCCCTTGCCCGGGCTGCGGCAGACCTCGGCCATTGCTTTACCGAAGGTCTCTGCCAGTCCAAAGACTCCTTTTACGGACAGCACGATCCCGACAGCATGCCCGAGGCCCATGCCTTGCATCGGCGCTGGAAGGCGTGGGAGGTCGGTCACGTCATGGCCAGCGAGATGGAAACCGCAGCCCTTTTTATTGTCTCTTCCATTCGCGGCTGCAGGACCGGGGCGATCCTTGCCTACGAGACGATGAATGACCCGACCCTCGATGTGGCCTGCCTTGCAATCAAGCATTTGATCGCTGCAGACCTTCGCCGAGAGAATGTGAGAGGAGCCTGA
- a CDS encoding energy-coupling factor ABC transporter ATP-binding protein: MMHAIELVDVSFSYPGGFQAVDHVGMGFDAGEAVAIVGQNGAGKTTTVKLMNNLFQPTEGTVFVQGKNTRDFSTAQIARKVGYVFQNPDDQLFQSSVEKEVIYSPKMNKVPEEESKKWIDLAVELCDLEDKMELNPYDLPLSIRKFVTIACVIAMNPDVLIFDEPTAGQDLHGLNLLARIIEVLQGRGKTIITITHDMDFVLEHFRRVIVMADKRKIADGDARDIFWDMEIMQKASLKQPPVCSLARELGLARGIVTQQELLDALGQTADIV, encoded by the coding sequence ATGATGCATGCAATTGAACTTGTAGATGTAAGCTTTTCTTATCCCGGCGGATTTCAGGCCGTCGATCACGTCGGTATGGGCTTTGATGCCGGCGAGGCGGTTGCCATCGTCGGACAGAATGGGGCAGGAAAAACGACGACGGTGAAATTGATGAACAACCTTTTTCAGCCGACCGAAGGAACCGTTTTCGTGCAGGGCAAGAATACGAGGGATTTTTCTACCGCCCAGATTGCACGAAAGGTAGGGTATGTGTTTCAGAACCCGGACGACCAGCTTTTTCAGTCTTCGGTTGAAAAGGAGGTCATCTATTCTCCCAAAATGAATAAGGTTCCGGAAGAGGAAAGTAAGAAATGGATCGATCTGGCGGTTGAGCTCTGCGACCTGGAAGACAAAATGGAGCTCAACCCCTACGATCTTCCCCTCTCCATTCGAAAATTCGTCACCATTGCTTGCGTTATTGCCATGAACCCCGATGTGCTGATTTTCGACGAACCCACGGCGGGACAGGATCTACATGGGCTGAATTTGCTGGCCCGTATTATCGAAGTCTTACAAGGGCGGGGAAAAACAATCATCACCATCACCCACGACATGGATTTTGTCCTGGAACATTTTCGTCGGGTCATTGTAATGGCCGACAAGCGGAAGATCGCCGATGGTGACGCCCGCGATATTTTCTGGGACATGGAGATCATGCAAAAGGCTTCACTGAAACAGCCGCCGGTCTGCAGCCTGGCACGAGAGCTCGGTCTGGCCAGAGGAATTGTGACGCAACAGGAACTCTTGGATGCCCTAGGCCAAACGGCAGATATTGTATGA
- a CDS encoding cation:proton antiporter has translation MFSNDSKRPFALVIVLFFSLTAPVLLLASESVAESGPYMTHLMTLLILQLSFIVIASRFLGWIFSRYLRQPKVLGELVAGMVVGPYALGQLRVPVLDSPLFPLPAGTLPVSPELYGFAVVASIVLLFFAGLETDLPTFLRFSMKGSLVGFGGVVVSFFLGDMVAVLFLPAVHRFMHPTALFLGTLSTATSVGITARILSEKKKMSSPEGVTILAAAVLDDVLGIILLAVVVGVAKVASAGGHVHWGHIGIIAAKAFGFWLISTVLGIIFAPKLSRRLKRLESMEMVASISFGIALFLSGLSEMAGLAMIIGAYVVGLSLSQTDIAFEIQEKLHGIYDFMVPIFFAIMGMMVDFSALPAVLGFGALYVLVAFAGKLIGCGLPALAVGFNVRGAFRIGAGMLPRGEVTLIVAGIGLASGAIGPEIFGVAIMTLLAAGIAAPPLLIKSFHGGSGYTKCLDTGSGSMKTIELEFPSKRMAEFVISEVLNGFRGEEFFVQPVDHNRQLYNLRKDDIQITLKLGGTVVQLSTVEEHEPFVRLLMLEVLLDLKEFVQSIESMKSPDMMGTDLLLGIFGEPTSGKSI, from the coding sequence ATGTTTTCAAATGATAGTAAACGTCCATTTGCCCTTGTCATAGTGCTGTTTTTTTCTCTGACGGCCCCTGTGCTGCTTCTCGCCTCCGAATCGGTTGCCGAATCCGGCCCCTACATGACCCATCTCATGACGTTGCTGATTCTGCAGCTTTCCTTTATCGTGATTGCCTCCCGCTTTCTCGGCTGGATATTCAGCCGCTACCTTCGGCAGCCCAAAGTCCTGGGAGAGCTTGTCGCGGGAATGGTTGTGGGCCCCTATGCCTTAGGCCAGCTTCGGGTTCCAGTCCTTGATAGTCCTCTGTTCCCACTCCCTGCGGGAACCTTGCCTGTTAGTCCGGAGCTTTACGGTTTTGCAGTTGTCGCTTCAATCGTCTTGCTTTTCTTTGCAGGGCTGGAAACCGATTTACCCACCTTCCTTCGTTTTTCGATGAAAGGCAGTCTTGTCGGCTTCGGTGGTGTTGTCGTTTCCTTTTTCCTTGGTGACATGGTTGCGGTGTTGTTCCTTCCTGCCGTTCACCGATTTATGCATCCGACAGCACTTTTCCTGGGCACCCTCTCTACCGCTACCAGTGTGGGGATAACTGCAAGGATATTGAGTGAAAAGAAAAAGATGTCGAGTCCCGAGGGGGTTACCATCCTTGCTGCTGCCGTACTCGATGATGTTTTGGGGATTATCCTCCTTGCCGTTGTTGTTGGTGTTGCCAAGGTTGCCAGCGCAGGAGGGCATGTCCACTGGGGGCATATTGGGATTATTGCCGCAAAGGCCTTTGGTTTTTGGTTGATCAGTACCGTGCTTGGTATCATCTTTGCGCCGAAACTGAGTCGGAGGTTGAAACGTCTGGAATCAATGGAAATGGTTGCCTCCATCAGTTTCGGTATTGCTTTGTTTTTATCAGGCTTGTCGGAAATGGCCGGTTTGGCTATGATAATTGGAGCGTATGTCGTGGGCTTGAGCCTAAGCCAGACCGACATCGCCTTTGAGATCCAGGAAAAGCTTCACGGCATTTACGACTTCATGGTTCCGATTTTTTTCGCCATCATGGGTATGATGGTGGATTTTTCCGCTTTACCTGCGGTGCTCGGTTTCGGGGCTCTCTATGTTCTGGTTGCCTTTGCCGGGAAGTTGATTGGTTGCGGGCTCCCCGCCCTTGCTGTCGGTTTTAATGTGCGCGGGGCCTTTCGCATCGGTGCCGGAATGCTGCCTCGGGGAGAGGTAACCTTGATTGTCGCCGGTATCGGCCTTGCTTCGGGAGCAATCGGTCCTGAAATTTTCGGGGTTGCCATCATGACGCTTCTTGCTGCCGGAATTGCGGCGCCCCCTCTTCTGATAAAAAGTTTTCATGGCGGTAGTGGTTACACAAAATGTCTTGATACGGGATCCGGTTCGATGAAGACCATTGAATTGGAATTCCCATCCAAGAGAATGGCCGAATTTGTGATCAGCGAGGTATTGAACGGTTTCCGAGGTGAGGAGTTTTTTGTCCAGCCGGTCGATCATAATCGGCAGCTGTATAACCTTAGGAAGGATGATATCCAGATCACCCTGAAGCTGGGTGGTACTGTGGTTCAGCTCTCTACCGTTGAGGAGCATGAACCTTTTGTACGGCTCCTTATGCTTGAGGTGCTATTGGATCTCAAGGAGTTTGTGCAGTCGATTGAAAGTATGAAAAGTCCGGATATGATGGGTACCGATCTTCTGTTGGGAATCTTCGGAGAGCCGACTTCCGGGAAGAGCATATAA
- a CDS encoding MFS transporter encodes MKRNDTLCTYSRIAVIEAYGLYLMTGIAAACIGASMIALTGYFQVSVAQVAALSSAFALGRVAMVFFCGIITEKLGVRRSFMIGYLALGINFIFMPLNTHYWLALILMAIAGMGMGFQDSGCPVILSRAFSMNYSGAMSAGQAFFGIGNFIPPLTMSLLLLSGLSWKVMFFIFGAMTFALFVATFFMPRERILDNSSEHEHGFSMTWLKREGKFFFVLFLTNFFYCSLLNIVHIYTNPYVLSFGIHESISVNVLTMFSVGAVIGSLAFVRILRRARPVKVLLVNLVIAFLALCIAIISGNIIVFFIMFTIAGAFSGVLFSVLVTLATDAAPRHTAMAASLIGFTGGISDILTPLAVGRVVTVASVRIAFPLVLLATAIAVVGAYMVIRLQPRKQQA; translated from the coding sequence ATGAAACGAAACGATACACTTTGTACTTACTCACGTATAGCCGTTATAGAGGCCTACGGCCTCTATCTGATGACCGGTATAGCCGCCGCTTGTATCGGGGCTTCTATGATTGCCTTGACCGGTTATTTTCAAGTCTCGGTGGCTCAGGTAGCGGCTCTCAGCTCTGCCTTTGCCCTAGGCCGGGTCGCAATGGTCTTTTTTTGCGGTATCATCACCGAAAAACTGGGGGTGCGGAGGTCGTTCATGATCGGCTACCTCGCACTTGGCATCAATTTCATTTTTATGCCCCTGAACACCCATTACTGGCTTGCACTTATTCTCATGGCTATAGCGGGCATGGGTATGGGGTTTCAGGACAGCGGCTGTCCCGTTATTCTCTCCCGGGCTTTTTCGATGAATTACAGCGGTGCCATGAGCGCGGGACAGGCATTTTTCGGGATTGGGAATTTTATTCCACCACTTACAATGTCACTTCTCCTTTTGTCGGGATTGAGCTGGAAGGTGATGTTTTTCATCTTCGGCGCTATGACCTTCGCATTGTTCGTTGCCACTTTTTTCATGCCCCGTGAGCGCATTCTGGATAATTCGAGCGAACATGAACACGGTTTCTCTATGACATGGTTGAAGCGGGAGGGAAAATTCTTTTTCGTCTTGTTTCTTACCAATTTCTTCTATTGCTCTCTGCTGAATATTGTCCATATTTACACCAATCCCTATGTTCTCTCGTTCGGGATCCATGAGAGTATTTCGGTAAATGTACTCACCATGTTCAGCGTCGGGGCTGTCATCGGCAGCCTTGCCTTTGTCCGCATTTTAAGGAGGGCCAGGCCGGTAAAGGTACTGTTGGTAAACCTTGTTATCGCCTTCCTTGCCCTCTGCATTGCCATCATTTCGGGAAACATTATTGTCTTTTTCATCATGTTTACCATAGCCGGTGCCTTCAGCGGGGTGCTTTTTTCCGTTTTGGTTACGCTGGCCACGGATGCGGCCCCCCGGCATACGGCGATGGCGGCAAGCCTGATCGGTTTTACGGGGGGGATCTCCGATATTCTCACCCCCCTGGCAGTGGGGCGGGTTGTGACCGTGGCATCGGTTCGAATTGCCTTTCCGTTGGTCCTGCTCGCCACCGCCATTGCCGTGGTCGGCGCCTATATGGTAATTCGTCTGCAGCCGCGGAAACAACAGGCTTGA
- a CDS encoding nucleoside hydrolase, with product MGKKKVILDVDTGTDDAVAILCAAASEAFDLIGVTVTCGNLPLANTVENTLRVLALSGGDIPVYAGCSLPMVRTLMPGRAHDVRLQTVSTIVDGEQISIHEPSFPLPPSPYAVRKAHACSFLVDTLRNAGEKITIIGVAPLTNIAVALRMDPSIASNIEEIVIMGGSVSSGNRTPTAEANFYDDPEAAQIVLKSGCPVRIFTLEATERVPCDHEDADGFRSLGTPAGTFVGNLIDRFIHRCTQLNICDNGQVTIHDAITVCGVIDPTIVTSLEAAACDVNLGGWADGALIADRRSFASRDSSVRIVYDIDKERCVNIMKACLSEL from the coding sequence ATGGGAAAGAAGAAGGTCATTCTTGATGTTGATACCGGGACCGATGATGCCGTTGCAATTCTTTGTGCGGCGGCATCTGAGGCCTTCGACCTCATTGGGGTGACGGTCACTTGTGGTAATCTTCCCCTTGCCAATACCGTAGAGAATACCCTGCGAGTGCTTGCCCTAAGCGGCGGGGATATTCCCGTCTATGCGGGCTGTTCTCTTCCCATGGTACGGACCCTCATGCCGGGTAGGGCTCATGATGTCAGACTTCAGACCGTTTCGACGATTGTCGATGGTGAGCAGATTTCCATCCATGAACCATCTTTTCCTCTTCCCCCTTCACCCTATGCAGTTCGAAAGGCTCATGCCTGCTCGTTCCTCGTTGACACCCTGCGTAATGCCGGGGAAAAGATTACCATCATAGGGGTTGCCCCCCTTACCAACATAGCCGTTGCCCTGCGAATGGATCCCTCCATTGCCTCCAACATCGAAGAGATTGTCATTATGGGGGGGAGCGTTAGCTCCGGCAACAGGACTCCCACGGCAGAAGCCAATTTTTACGATGACCCCGAAGCGGCTCAGATTGTGCTCAAAAGCGGCTGTCCTGTCCGAATCTTCACCCTGGAAGCGACGGAACGTGTTCCCTGCGATCATGAAGATGCGGATGGTTTTCGCAGCCTGGGCACTCCTGCCGGAACCTTCGTCGGCAATCTTATCGACCGCTTCATCCATCGTTGTACCCAGCTGAATATTTGCGATAACGGCCAGGTGACAATCCATGATGCAATAACGGTTTGCGGCGTCATCGACCCGACAATCGTCACCTCCTTAGAGGCTGCAGCCTGTGATGTCAATCTCGGCGGATGGGCCGACGGTGCTCTCATTGCCGACCGAAGAAGCTTTGCCTCCCGGGATAGTAGTGTTCGGATTGTCTACGACATCGATAAAGAGCGCTGTGTGAATATAATGAAGGCCTGTTTGTCGGAGCTGTAG
- a CDS encoding amidohydrolase family protein, whose product MDSYLVRNCDIADVETLSFRRQDILVEGMRIAKIASSIRPTGNETVIDAGAKMLLPGFVDCHSHLLQTFSKGYLDDYPIVDWLVRMYKIEEVMSEEDNYYAVLLGCLEALRFGTTTINEMCGQRYLDSTMQAIDDSGIRATVGLSHTDIPENDVTPLWTVEESLKESEELFHRHHLHLEGRLRTSCAPSGLPACSKELMQQLKGFTRSHGLIFHTHLAEGPVETKKIRECTGWGEAEALYNYGVLDRDTLLAHSIWLEDDELGLIKESGAHPVYCPSTNLKISDGIPKVDAMLKMGIPVCLGCDGEASSSNRDMVLEARIGAYLQKGASLDPSSMDLSTTYAMMTRCGAEALKYSDLGVIREGALADFILVDTRGNLALSNQNTRLSNFLYAGSGSDVDTVFVNGRLLVHGKNFLSFDIQEILEKCETLLSGLDEKIRGI is encoded by the coding sequence ATGGACAGCTATCTGGTACGAAACTGCGACATAGCAGATGTTGAAACCCTCTCCTTTCGACGACAGGATATCCTCGTCGAGGGGATGCGAATTGCTAAAATAGCTTCCTCCATTCGCCCGACCGGAAATGAGACGGTCATTGATGCCGGGGCTAAGATGTTGCTTCCAGGATTTGTCGACTGCCATAGCCATCTTCTTCAGACCTTTAGTAAGGGCTACCTGGACGATTATCCCATTGTCGACTGGCTGGTGAGGATGTACAAGATCGAAGAGGTGATGAGTGAGGAGGATAACTACTATGCGGTCCTTCTCGGCTGTCTGGAGGCTCTTCGTTTCGGTACGACCACGATCAACGAGATGTGCGGGCAGCGCTATCTCGACTCTACCATGCAGGCCATTGATGATTCGGGGATTCGGGCCACCGTCGGGCTTAGTCATACCGATATACCGGAAAATGACGTCACCCCCTTGTGGACGGTGGAGGAGAGTCTAAAGGAGTCCGAAGAACTGTTTCATCGCCACCATCTTCACCTTGAGGGCCGCCTGCGAACCTCATGCGCCCCTTCAGGGCTTCCCGCCTGTTCTAAGGAGTTGATGCAACAGCTGAAGGGGTTTACCCGATCTCATGGTCTCATCTTTCATACCCACTTGGCCGAGGGGCCGGTAGAGACGAAAAAAATCAGAGAATGCACGGGCTGGGGAGAGGCCGAGGCCCTCTACAACTACGGTGTGCTGGATCGGGACACCCTCCTCGCCCACAGCATCTGGCTGGAGGATGATGAATTGGGCCTGATCAAAGAGAGCGGCGCCCATCCTGTCTATTGTCCGTCTACCAACCTGAAGATAAGTGATGGTATCCCTAAGGTTGATGCGATGCTCAAGATGGGTATCCCTGTTTGCCTCGGTTGTGACGGTGAGGCGAGCAGCTCCAACCGCGATATGGTTCTGGAAGCCCGGATAGGAGCCTATCTTCAAAAAGGCGCCTCCCTCGACCCTTCATCAATGGATCTTTCAACCACCTATGCGATGATGACCAGATGCGGTGCCGAGGCCCTGAAGTATTCTGACCTCGGCGTAATCCGGGAAGGCGCCCTTGCCGATTTCATCCTTGTCGATACCCGGGGCAATCTTGCCTTAAGTAACCAGAATACCCGTCTGAGTAACTTTCTGTATGCGGGAAGTGGCAGCGATGTGGACACGGTTTTTGTGAACGGAAGGTTGCTGGTACATGGGAAGAATTTTCTTTCCTTTGATATCCAGGAGATTCTGGAGAAGTGTGAAACCTTGCTCTCCGGTCTCGACGAAAAGATTCGGGGAATCTGA
- a CDS encoding PTS sugar transporter subunit IIA: MNVKKQLSENLVSLDLPGKTKRDVIEALVDLAMKSGKIRDRQAALDAVLEREAKMSTGIQSGVAIPHGKCAAVEELVACVGIKREGVDFEALDGEPSRIFIMTISPVNKTGPHVQFLAEVSKILQNEESRKAMLAATTPAQLLSLL; this comes from the coding sequence ATGAACGTAAAAAAGCAGCTCAGCGAAAACCTTGTTTCACTTGATCTTCCCGGAAAGACGAAGCGGGATGTTATCGAGGCCCTTGTGGATCTTGCCATGAAAAGCGGAAAGATCAGAGATCGTCAGGCAGCCTTGGATGCCGTGCTTGAACGGGAGGCCAAGATGTCCACCGGCATTCAATCCGGGGTTGCAATTCCCCACGGAAAATGTGCTGCCGTGGAGGAACTTGTCGCCTGTGTCGGTATTAAGCGGGAAGGGGTCGATTTCGAGGCCCTGGATGGTGAGCCCAGCCGCATTTTTATTATGACGATAAGTCCTGTCAATAAAACCGGCCCTCATGTACAGTTTCTTGCCGAGGTTAGTAAGATCCTTCAAAATGAAGAAAGCCGCAAGGCGATGCTTGCTGCCACGACACCGGCGCAGCTCCTCTCCCTCCTTTAG
- a CDS encoding ATP-binding protein, with translation MKLQDARTLALLMIILLGVTLAAMYPAVKVWEEHTSSDRVDPVNLFRHWSDLQLLTFAFLVAEVPAEHYDALKTSSLRLTIELNRVTHNEEIISILGLSTRGETLLELPALLWQEIEEKLFPEYEALAGLDGPVGGPALEYLRRKTIRLYDPFGESLVELAEEVSRLYDSEFHALKRIFLMMLLLVGVILVGVLVSLRSLFGFQRLQLGVLVHHPDPLFVLGKDGKILYANPAANLIVKEDSYRKTVEEVVDFVPEATPLANQQMLKVGNGTRPIVHHVDRIYSQRGTFLGEVHFLRDMTQWNQLAAEVRRKRELDLLSTMAASFAHEFNNTLAALAGKIELGLIEEDGALKVKWLGEAKRLIGRASIMTRELIAFGSGESDELKAVTLVEELETAVRIVFEECPLECILDISSIDASFHAADKVGLQVVLTQVLRNAAEAHAASSCNLPIEVSVVPSDGKNDEITILVYDRGRGLPHTDTERLFEPFYTEKWNHKGLGLPFSRYLVERMGGSISLHSRSGGGTTVMIRLPVRYA, from the coding sequence ATGAAATTACAGGATGCTCGGACCCTGGCCCTGCTTATGATTATTCTGCTTGGGGTTACCTTGGCTGCAATGTACCCTGCCGTCAAGGTCTGGGAGGAGCATACCAGCTCTGATCGGGTCGATCCTGTCAATTTGTTTCGCCACTGGTCCGATCTTCAGCTTCTTACCTTTGCTTTTCTTGTCGCCGAGGTTCCTGCGGAACATTATGATGCTTTGAAGACCAGTTCCTTGCGCCTTACCATAGAATTGAATCGCGTAACCCACAATGAGGAGATTATCTCGATTCTCGGGCTCTCTACCCGGGGAGAGACCCTGCTCGAGCTGCCTGCCCTCCTTTGGCAGGAGATTGAGGAGAAACTTTTCCCCGAATATGAGGCGCTGGCTGGCCTGGACGGGCCTGTGGGTGGACCCGCCCTGGAATACCTTCGGCGGAAAACTATTCGTCTCTACGATCCCTTCGGAGAAAGCCTTGTGGAACTCGCAGAAGAGGTCTCTCGGCTGTACGATTCCGAGTTTCATGCCTTGAAACGTATTTTTCTCATGATGCTTTTGCTTGTGGGTGTCATTCTGGTCGGTGTGCTTGTCTCCCTGCGCTCCCTGTTTGGGTTTCAGCGGCTGCAGTTGGGTGTCCTCGTCCATCATCCCGATCCTCTTTTTGTCCTCGGTAAAGACGGTAAGATCCTCTATGCGAATCCTGCGGCCAATCTCATTGTCAAAGAAGACAGTTATCGAAAGACTGTTGAAGAGGTGGTTGATTTTGTCCCCGAAGCCACACCCTTGGCAAATCAACAGATGCTGAAGGTTGGTAACGGAACCCGACCGATTGTTCATCACGTGGATCGTATCTATTCTCAACGGGGCACCTTCCTGGGGGAGGTTCATTTCCTGCGGGATATGACACAGTGGAACCAACTTGCGGCAGAGGTTCGCAGAAAGAGGGAACTTGATCTTCTCTCCACCATGGCCGCTTCCTTTGCCCATGAGTTCAACAATACCCTTGCCGCCCTGGCCGGGAAGATTGAGCTCGGTTTGATAGAAGAGGATGGGGCACTGAAGGTAAAGTGGCTCGGTGAGGCCAAGCGTTTGATCGGTCGGGCCTCTATTATGACACGGGAATTAATTGCTTTTGGTTCAGGGGAAAGTGATGAGCTCAAAGCGGTTACACTTGTTGAGGAGTTGGAGACTGCTGTACGGATTGTCTTTGAGGAGTGCCCCTTGGAATGCATCCTTGATATTTCCTCCATCGATGCCTCTTTCCATGCCGCGGATAAGGTCGGATTACAGGTAGTGTTGACTCAGGTCTTGCGTAACGCTGCCGAGGCGCATGCAGCTTCCTCCTGTAATCTTCCGATTGAAGTCTCCGTGGTTCCCTCGGATGGAAAAAACGATGAGATCACCATTCTTGTTTATGATCGGGGACGAGGGCTGCCCCATACCGATACCGAGCGTCTTTTCGAGCCCTTTTACACCGAGAAGTGGAATCACAAAGGGCTGGGTCTCCCCTTTTCTCGCTATCTGGTCGAGAGGATGGGGGGAAGTATCAGTCTCCATTCCCGATCGGGTGGTGGAACAACGGTGATGATTCGGCTGCCGGTGCGCTATGCTTGA